The proteins below are encoded in one region of Carassius auratus strain Wakin unplaced genomic scaffold, ASM336829v1 scaf_tig00215979, whole genome shotgun sequence:
- the LOC113096545 gene encoding matrix metallopeptidase-21-like, which produces MLAVIRLIFILWTFIFISAEKVFHSRDHSDAMNDIRQAELITDTDTAQRFLSKYGFIRDGDDPQIPAGQTEVSLSLDLQEGGSVSRSSSPDLRFISALKEFQRVSGLPVSGVFDDVTKAAMNKPRCGVPDQDEELESAEQELNETAESNSTTTHNHTHAAANNTEPPGRKQRHLAALLRSRRRRDASEWKGHMAFSKSLLKWRLMGEGYSSQLSIDEQKYIFRLAFRMWSEVSPLQFVEDVDSPLEDIDIRLGFGTGRHLGCSQRFDGAGREFAHAWFLGDIHFDDDEHFTVPNTGSGISLLKVAVHEIGHVLGLPHIYRSGSIMQPSYLPQDAGFEIDWMDRKSIQSLYGECKGRFSTVFDWIRKEQTAYGEVVVRFNTYFMRDGWYWLYENRNNRTRYGDPVAVQVGWHGLPSSGVDAYVHVWNRKTDAVYFFKGVQYWRYDSENDQVFTEDSDGRSYPRLISEGFPGVSGPVDTAYYDRRDAHIYFFKGSQVFRFDVRMHRLASSSPQKITEVFPAVVPGNHPLGNLDAAYFSYSHNTVFLLKGSWFWRMVSGRDRRRSASLPPNGLMPRREVEQQWFDICDVHSSSLRTARR; this is translated from the exons ATGCTGGCTGTGATCCGGCTGATCTTCATCCTCTGGACCTTCATCTTCATCAGCGCGGAGAAGGTCTTCCACAGCAGAGATCATTCAGATGCGATGAACGACATCCGTCAGGCGGAACTCATCACCGACACCGACACTGCACAG AGGTTTCTGTCTAAGTACGGCTTCATAAGAGACGGAGATGATCCTCAGATCCCAGCGGGTCAGACCGAGGTCAGTCTCTCTCTGGACCTTCAGGAGGGAGGAAGCGTGTCCAGATCCAGCAGCCCTGATCTCCGGTTCATCTCGGCCCTGAAGGAGTTCCAGCGGGTGTCCGGTCTGCCcgtctcaggtgtgtttgatgacGTCACCAAAGCAGCCATGAATAAACCCAGGTGTGGCGTCCCGGACCAGGACGAGGAGCTGGAGTCTGCCGAACAAGAGCTGAACGAGACGGCCGAGTCCAACAGCACCacaacacacaatcacactcatGCTGCAGCTAATAATACTGAACCTCCCGGgcggaaacagcgccacctagcgGCGCTTCtgaggagcaggaggaggagagaTGCGAGCGAGTGGAAGGGACACATGGCCTTCTCTAAGAGTCTGCTGAAGTGGCGTCTGATGGGAGAAGGTTACAGCAGTCAGCTGTCCATCGACGAGCAGAAGTACATCTTCAGACTGGCCTTCCGCATGTGGAGCGAAGTCTCTCCGCTGCAGTTCGTGGAGGACGTCGACTCGCCTCTGGAGGACATCGACATCCGACTGGGCTTCGGGACAG GTCGTCATCTGGGCTGCTCTCAGCGGTTCGACGGCGCCGGGCGAGAGTTCGCTCATGCCTGGTTCCTCGGGGACATTCATTTCGACGATGATGAACATTTCACCGTCCCAAACACAGGCAGCGGGATCAGTCTTCTCAAG GTAGCGGTCCATGAGATCGGTCATGTTTTAGGGCTTCCTCACATCTACCGCTCCGGATCCATCATGCAGCCCAGTTACCTTCCTCAGGACGCCGGCTTTGAGATCGACTGGATGGACCGCAAATCCATCCAGAGCCTGTACG GTGAGTGTAAGGGCCGCTTCAGCACCGTGTTTGACTGGATCAGGAAGGAGCAGACGGCGTACGGCGAGGTGGTGGTGCGGTTTAACACCTACTTCATGCGAGACGGCTGGTATTGGCTCTATGAGAACCGTAACAACAGAACCCGCTACGGGGATCCGGTGGCGGTGCAGGTGGGCTGGCACGGGCTTCCCTCCAGCGGCGTGGATGCTTACGTTCACGTGTGGAACCGCAAAACAGACGCTGTCTACTTCTTTAaag GCGTGCAGTACTGGCGTTATGACAGTGAGAACGATCAGGTGTTCACTGAAGACTCAGACGGCCGCTCGTACCCTCGTCTGATCTCTGAAGGCTTTCCCGGTGTGTCTGGACCAGTGGACACAGCATACTACGACCGAAGAGATGCTCACATCTACTTCTTCAAGGGCTCACAG GTGTTCAGgtttgatgtgcgcatgcaccgCTTGGCttcttcttccccacaaaaaatcACAGAGGTGTTTCCCGCCGTGGTCCCCGGTAACCATCCCCTCGGTAACCTGGATGCGGCGTATTTCTCGTACTCACACAACACAGTGTTCCTGCTGAAGGGCTCGTGGTTCTGGAGGATGGTGAGCGGCAGAGATCGCAGACGGAGCGCCTCGCTGCCACCGAACGGCCTCATGCCCCGCAGAGAGGTGGAGCAGCAGTGGTTCGACATCTGCGACGTCCACAGCAGCTCTCTGAGAACCGCACGCAGATGA
- the LOC113096542 gene encoding leucine zipper putative tumor suppressor 2 homolog translates to MALVQSLPVSIDHPGPGLDPRLHPASPPMMGAMGAVSSMMQSHVSYPDRANIEVSTRFRKGTPGSGRLLSETSQDAQRGSRTPSSKRRNIASRTKGFGTRSYSHEDLIRDWDDNHLDVGTTGLDAPPKLVPVSGQLERNVQQAIIRPTAFKPVLPRSRNGVQYLSPRLGAGLSGSQGNLSMSSPEDEDVGPATMERRSSYSGARNALTSQSFTMTDTARNSLTNLPAYNSPVYNPSHSEASKHHGNSNSDSGRSSSSKSTGSLSGRGPLLTEPLSPAPIQTYEAIVRDLEDKLRERDLELQQLRENLDDNEVAICQVYEERQKRTELEMEEFRQTCAAKMQKASHKAQREHQLLQLQVFQLQQEKKKQQDDMTQLLQEHQRLEERCTSYEREHTQLGPRLEETKWEVCQKSGEISLLKQQMKDLQADLAQRVGELVTLRGQLREVRAELQTCQSQLQEAHTASHTRTLELEVCENELQRRKSENQLLRDKISRLEEESSHLRTDDSEELKAHKQQIDRLKAELAYETQRSSNQASAFESERKSWEEEKDKVIRYQSQLQQNYVQMYKRNRDLERSLRQISLELENREQDDDSSGNEVTFDDIAATEI, encoded by the exons ATGGCGCTGGTCCAGTCTCTCCCCGTGTCTATTGACCATCCGGGACCAGGCCTGGACCCGCGTCTCCATCCCGCCTCACCTCCCATGATGGGAGCGATGGGTGCCGTCAGCAGCATGATGCAGAGTCACGTCTCTTATCCTGACCGCGCTAACATTGAGGTCAGCACCAGATTCCGCAAGGGCACGCCGGGCTCCGGACGCCTGCTGTCCGAAACCTCACAGGACGCTCAGAGGGGAAGCCGGACTCCGTCCAGCAAGAGGAGGAACATCGCTAGTAGGACCAAGGGCTTCGGTACTCGTTCATATTCGCATGAGGACTTGATAAGGGACTGGGACGATAATCATTTGGATGTGGGTACAACTGGTTTGGACGCACCTCCGAAACTGGTTCCAGTGTCTGGACAATTAGAAAGA AACGTTCAGCAGGCCATAATCAGACCCACTGCCTTCAAACCCGTGCTCCCTAGGAGCCGTAACGGCGTGCAGTATCTGTCCCCGCGGCTCGGAGCCGGTCTGTCGGGAAGCCAAGGAAACCTCAGCATGAGTTCTCCAGAGGACGAAGATGTTGGGCCGGCGACCATGGAACGGCGCAGTTCTTACAGCGGCGCTCGCAACGCTTTGACCAGCCAGTCCTTTACCATGACGGACACGGCTCGCAACTCTTTAACCAACCTGCCGGCGTATAACAGCCCCGTGTACAACCCCAGCCACAGCGAGGCGAGCAAACATCACGGAAACTCCAACTCGGACAGCGGCCGCTCCTCGTCCAGCAAGAGCACGGGCTCCCTGAGCGGCCGCGGGCCCCTGCTGACCGAACCGCTGTCCCCGGCACCCATCCAGACCTACGAGGCCATCGTCAGAGATCTGGAGGACAAGCTGAGGGAGCGAGACCTGGAGCTGCAGCAGCTCCGAGAAAACCTGGACGACAACGAAGTAGCCATCTGTCAG gtgtacGAGGAGCGTCAGAAGCGCACAGAGCTGGAGATGGAGGAGTTCAGACAGACGTGTGCAGCGAAGATGCAGAAGGCGTCTCATAAAGCGCAGCGCGAGCATCAGCTCCTGCAGCTCCAGGTGTTTCAGCTTCAGCAGGAGAAGAAGAAGCAGCAGGACGACATGACACAGCTCCTGCAGGAGCACCAGAGACTCGAGGAGCGCTGCACATCCTACGAACGAGAACACACACAGCTGGGGCCCAGACTGGAGGAGACCAAGTGGGAG GTGTGTCAGAAGTCTGGAGAGATCTCCCTGCTGAAGCAGCAGATGAAGGACCTGCAGGCCGATCTGGCGCAGCGTGTCGGTGAGCTGGTGACGCTGCGTGGACAGCTGCGAGAGGTTCGAGCCGAGCTTCAGACGTGTCAGAGTCAGCTGCAGGAGGCGCACACAGCCTCACACACACGGACGCTGGAGCTCGAGGTCTGCGAGAACGAACTGCAGCGCCGCAAGAGCGAGAACCAGCTGCTCCGGGACAAAATAAGCCGTCTGGAAGAAGAGTCGTCTCACCTGCGCACAGACGACAGCGAGGAGCTGAAGGCACACAAGCAGCAGATCGACCGGCTGAAGGCGGAGCTCGCTTACGAAACCCAGCGCTCGTCCAATCAGGCGTCAGCGTtcgagagcgagagaaagagctGGGAGGAGGAGAAGGATAAAGTGATCCGCTATCAGTCTCAGCTGCAGCAGAACTACGTGCAGATGTACAAGAGGAACCGAGATCTGGAGCGATCGCTCCGTCAGATTAGCCTCGAGCTGGAGAACCGGGAACAGGACGATGACAGCAGCGGGAACGAAGTCACGTTCGACGACATCGCTGCGACCGAGATCTGA
- the LOC113096543 gene encoding DPY30 domain-containing protein 1 isoform X2 has protein sequence MDSQFVSGTLGLCLSQGLAELIEHRPQDPIESLALWILKYKQNQELQEQKSSQKRELEEEQRRLHAEAVHQKLLQDEETQLQHTQPADESKLSPPDQTDTAQDPGDQTESETVKELAEDQEDSGEAVAGEEQPSETLNTHQSQSQDTQKENHKADVPSEENEPEPETTEEDSDERRTETEDKESERAETEDASDAAERQQEEEDGA, from the exons ATGGACTCGCAGTTTGTGAGCGGGACTCTGGGGCTCTGTCTCTCTCAGGGTCTCGCCGAGCTGATCGAGCACAGACCGCAGGATCCCATCGAGTCCCTGGCGCTCTGGATCCTCAAATACAAGCAGAACCAGGAGCTCCAGgaacag AAATCATCTCAGAAGAGAGAGTTAGAGGAGGAGCAGCGGCGTCTTCATGCTGAAGCTGTGCATCAGAAACTCCTGCAGGACGAGGAGACACAGCTCCAG CACACACAACCAGCAGACGAGAGCAAGCTCAGTCCTCCAGATCAG ACAGACACTGCACAAGATCCTGGAGATCAGACCGAGTCCGAGACCGTGAAAGAGCTCGCAGAAGATCAG GAGGACTCCGGCGAAGCTGTCGCAGGTGAGGAGCAACCCTCTGAGACCCTGAACACACACCAATCACAGTCTCAGGACACGCAG AAGGAAAACCATAAAGCAGACGTCCCGTCCGAAGAGAACGAGCCTGAACCAGAGACGACAGAAGAAGACTCTGATGAGAGACGGACAGAAACCGAGGACAAA GAATCAGAGCGAGCAGAGACTGAAGACGCATCAGACGCAGCCGAGAGACAGCAG gaggaagaggatggaGCCTAA
- the LOC113096543 gene encoding DPY30 domain-containing protein 1 isoform X1, which produces MDSQFVSGTLGLCLSQGLAELIEHRPQDPIESLALWILKYKQNQELQEQKSSQKRELEEEQRRLHAEAVHQKLLQDEETQLQQHTQPADESKLSPPDQTDTAQDPGDQTESETVKELAEDQEDSGEAVAGEEQPSETLNTHQSQSQDTQKENHKADVPSEENEPEPETTEEDSDERRTETEDKESERAETEDASDAAERQQEEEDGA; this is translated from the exons ATGGACTCGCAGTTTGTGAGCGGGACTCTGGGGCTCTGTCTCTCTCAGGGTCTCGCCGAGCTGATCGAGCACAGACCGCAGGATCCCATCGAGTCCCTGGCGCTCTGGATCCTCAAATACAAGCAGAACCAGGAGCTCCAGgaacag AAATCATCTCAGAAGAGAGAGTTAGAGGAGGAGCAGCGGCGTCTTCATGCTGAAGCTGTGCATCAGAAACTCCTGCAGGACGAGGAGACACAGCTCCAG CAGCACACACAACCAGCAGACGAGAGCAAGCTCAGTCCTCCAGATCAG ACAGACACTGCACAAGATCCTGGAGATCAGACCGAGTCCGAGACCGTGAAAGAGCTCGCAGAAGATCAG GAGGACTCCGGCGAAGCTGTCGCAGGTGAGGAGCAACCCTCTGAGACCCTGAACACACACCAATCACAGTCTCAGGACACGCAG AAGGAAAACCATAAAGCAGACGTCCCGTCCGAAGAGAACGAGCCTGAACCAGAGACGACAGAAGAAGACTCTGATGAGAGACGGACAGAAACCGAGGACAAA GAATCAGAGCGAGCAGAGACTGAAGACGCATCAGACGCAGCCGAGAGACAGCAG gaggaagaggatggaGCCTAA
- the LOC113096543 gene encoding DPY30 domain-containing protein 1 isoform X3, with product MDSQFVSGTLGLCLSQGLAELIEHRPQDPIESLALWILKYKQNQELQEQKSSQKRELEEEQRRLHAEAVHQKLLQDEETQLQQHTQPADESKLSPPDQTDTAQDPGDQTESETVKELAEDQEDSGEAVAGEEQPSETLNTHQSQSQDTQENHKADVPSEENEPEPETTEEDSDERRTETEDKESERAETEDASDAAERQQEEEDGA from the exons ATGGACTCGCAGTTTGTGAGCGGGACTCTGGGGCTCTGTCTCTCTCAGGGTCTCGCCGAGCTGATCGAGCACAGACCGCAGGATCCCATCGAGTCCCTGGCGCTCTGGATCCTCAAATACAAGCAGAACCAGGAGCTCCAGgaacag AAATCATCTCAGAAGAGAGAGTTAGAGGAGGAGCAGCGGCGTCTTCATGCTGAAGCTGTGCATCAGAAACTCCTGCAGGACGAGGAGACACAGCTCCAG CAGCACACACAACCAGCAGACGAGAGCAAGCTCAGTCCTCCAGATCAG ACAGACACTGCACAAGATCCTGGAGATCAGACCGAGTCCGAGACCGTGAAAGAGCTCGCAGAAGATCAG GAGGACTCCGGCGAAGCTGTCGCAGGTGAGGAGCAACCCTCTGAGACCCTGAACACACACCAATCACAGTCTCAGGACACGCAG GAAAACCATAAAGCAGACGTCCCGTCCGAAGAGAACGAGCCTGAACCAGAGACGACAGAAGAAGACTCTGATGAGAGACGGACAGAAACCGAGGACAAA GAATCAGAGCGAGCAGAGACTGAAGACGCATCAGACGCAGCCGAGAGACAGCAG gaggaagaggatggaGCCTAA